A stretch of Aerococcus urinaehominis DNA encodes these proteins:
- a CDS encoding thymidylate synthase translates to MEQAYLDLLQHILDHGQEKSDRTGVGTISTFGYQMRFDLSQGFPLLTTKRVPMGLITSELLWFLKGDTNVRYLLENNNHIWDEWAFKNWVESADYQGPDMTDFGLRANQDPEFNQLYQEQMKIFQNKVLHDANFANKYGDLGNVYGKQWRHWETRDGGYIDQIANIIDQLKNNPDSRRIILSAWNPEDIPNMALPPCHTMSQFYVQDGKLSCQLYQRSGDVFLGVPFNIASYALLTHLLAREANLEVGEFIHTFGDVHIYTNHVDQVKEQLTRQPKGFPQLVIDSAADGKSIFELEKADIKLEGYDPHPAIKAPVAV, encoded by the coding sequence ATGGAACAAGCTTATTTAGATTTACTACAACATATTTTAGATCATGGCCAAGAAAAATCTGACCGAACCGGTGTCGGGACGATTTCGACCTTTGGTTATCAAATGCGGTTTGATCTTAGTCAGGGTTTCCCTCTTCTAACGACCAAGCGGGTACCCATGGGCTTGATTACTTCGGAACTATTGTGGTTTTTGAAGGGTGACACCAATGTCCGCTACCTGTTAGAAAATAATAATCATATTTGGGATGAATGGGCATTTAAGAATTGGGTAGAGTCAGCAGATTATCAAGGACCTGACATGACTGATTTTGGCTTACGAGCTAACCAGGACCCTGAATTTAATCAGCTTTACCAAGAACAAATGAAGATTTTCCAGAATAAAGTGCTGCATGATGCCAATTTTGCTAATAAATATGGTGATTTAGGCAATGTTTACGGCAAGCAATGGCGTCACTGGGAAACACGCGATGGGGGCTATATTGATCAAATCGCTAATATTATCGACCAGCTAAAAAATAATCCAGATTCTCGGCGAATTATCCTGTCAGCCTGGAATCCCGAAGATATTCCTAATATGGCCCTACCACCTTGCCATACTATGAGCCAGTTTTATGTCCAAGATGGCAAATTATCCTGTCAGCTTTACCAGCGTTCGGGCGATGTGTTCCTGGGTGTACCTTTTAATATTGCCTCTTACGCGCTCTTAACTCATTTATTAGCGCGGGAAGCTAATTTAGAAGTGGGTGAATTTATTCATACCTTTGGCGATGTTCATATCTATACTAACCATGTCGACCAAGTTAAAGAGCAGTTGACCCGCCAGCCTAAGGGCTTCCCGCAGTTGGTTATTGATTCTGCCGCTGACGGTAAATCAATTTTTGAATTGGAAAAGGCGGATATCAAGTTAGAAGGATATGATCCACATCCAGCTATTAAGGCGCCAGTGGCTGTCTAG
- the ylqF gene encoding ribosome biogenesis GTPase YlqF, giving the protein MALIQWYPGHMAKAKREVQEQIKKVDVVVEVRDARLPDSSKNPMIDAIIGDKARFIVLNKADLADPRQSQAWVEKLTGSQVQAYALDAKNPRDIKKVRKVLTDFTQPLRQKWADKGVKHKPIRLMVVGIPNVGKSTFINQFTGKKRADVGNKPGVTKGQQWLKIDDDFELLDTPGILWPKFEDQDRAQALALSGAIKDTHYYDDDIALFALEFMGRYYPDYLVDKLALTPDEAHPPYAEVLMIITARQGFKDDYERAANKLILDFRAGRLGRMTLDRVEDCYEVSDVQVGVNDNE; this is encoded by the coding sequence ATGGCATTGATTCAATGGTACCCAGGACATATGGCCAAGGCCAAGCGTGAGGTACAGGAACAGATAAAGAAAGTAGATGTAGTGGTGGAGGTGCGAGATGCGCGTTTACCGGATAGTTCAAAAAACCCAATGATTGACGCTATCATAGGCGATAAGGCGCGCTTTATCGTTCTCAATAAGGCTGATTTAGCTGACCCTCGTCAAAGTCAAGCTTGGGTAGAGAAATTGACTGGTAGTCAGGTTCAAGCTTATGCTTTGGATGCCAAAAATCCACGAGATATTAAGAAAGTACGTAAGGTCTTAACTGATTTTACTCAGCCTTTGCGCCAAAAGTGGGCTGATAAGGGGGTTAAACATAAACCTATTCGCTTAATGGTCGTGGGTATTCCCAACGTTGGTAAATCAACCTTTATCAATCAATTTACTGGTAAGAAACGCGCCGATGTTGGTAACAAGCCCGGTGTGACCAAGGGGCAGCAGTGGCTTAAAATAGATGATGACTTTGAACTCTTAGACACGCCCGGCATTCTTTGGCCAAAATTTGAAGACCAGGATCGGGCGCAGGCTTTGGCATTGTCGGGTGCAATTAAGGATACTCACTACTATGATGATGATATCGCCCTGTTTGCCTTAGAGTTCATGGGACGATACTATCCTGATTACTTAGTAGATAAACTAGCTCTTACTCCAGATGAGGCCCATCCACCTTATGCGGAGGTTCTGATGATTATCACAGCGCGCCAAGGTTTTAAAGATGATTATGAACGAGCTGCCAATAAATTAATCCTTGATTTTAGGGCAGGCCGCTTAGGACGGATGACTTTAGACCGAGTTGAAGATTGTTATGAAGTAAGCGATGTCCAAGTTGGGGTTAATGATAATGAATGA
- a CDS encoding YpmS family protein — protein sequence MSVKISNKGRRFNGWKWAFIGLVSLMIIGLVVVFTSLFAGQTTNQTSNQATVPYESGQVINTESSMSRDSFNQLLNALLADDQSPYRIYVDDQVNFESKVSLLGQEIGIEIAGDPRVDEQQNIAIDINRIELGGLDLPTSLVMQAFAGLIDSQVPLDVDAADQVLTVRLDQASQQLPVEVSAQYIDLANDRIDINFDIPTKFIAEQIEANVK from the coding sequence ATGTCTGTAAAAATTTCTAACAAGGGCCGTAGATTTAACGGCTGGAAATGGGCCTTCATCGGTTTAGTGTCACTGATGATTATTGGCTTGGTTGTAGTCTTTACTAGTCTTTTTGCCGGCCAAACAACCAATCAAACTAGTAATCAAGCTACTGTCCCGTATGAATCGGGTCAGGTAATAAATACCGAATCTTCTATGTCTCGAGATTCCTTTAACCAATTATTAAATGCGCTATTGGCTGATGACCAGTCACCCTATCGGATTTATGTAGACGATCAAGTCAATTTTGAAAGCAAGGTTAGTTTACTTGGGCAAGAAATAGGTATTGAAATTGCCGGTGATCCGCGGGTTGATGAGCAGCAAAATATTGCCATTGATATCAATCGCATCGAGCTGGGTGGTCTTGACCTACCGACTTCACTAGTCATGCAAGCTTTTGCCGGTCTGATTGATAGTCAGGTTCCCTTGGACGTCGATGCTGCTGATCAAGTATTAACTGTCCGTTTAGACCAGGCTTCTCAACAATTACCAGTTGAGGTGTCAGCCCAATATATTGACTTGGCTAATGATCGGATTGATATTAATTTTGATATCCCAACAAAGTTTATTGCTGAACAAATTGAAGCTAATGTGAAGTAG
- a CDS encoding S41 family peptidase — MNDNPDTPDLASTSKAGGARLKRLVVWLISLVLVFMGTRYYYTASLPFVNLGSSFSASQIRNLQKAGTTIQALSYQDISSDQLLTGALSGMVQALEDSYSAFLDQKQSQALNESMDGSFDGIGAEIMSLDDQIVIVSPIQDSPAERAGLQANDVILSVDGQSLAGKTSEEAVALIRGQAGSQVTLEIKRGDSNQKVAITRDTIPLETVKGQILSDSSIGHIQISSFAETTYDELVTTIENLRQQGAKSFVLDLRGNPGGLLTSVVKIANIFLTDGDVIVKTEDGQAHQESLKASNQEYGDFKVTEPVSVLIDEGSASASEILAGALQQSAKMQVVGQNSFGKGTVQSVVPIGSAGDLKITTAHWLTPNGDWINEKGIKPNVTVSLPDYASLTLIDASQDYQLGAAGEAVLNIKRILYVLGYSDQAHPNDLYDDQTVQAVRSFQTDHNLSTTGQVDGQTAYGLVQAMRDHIKANDSQLEAAVKTLQAN, encoded by the coding sequence ATGAATGATAATCCAGATACACCAGACTTAGCTAGTACAAGCAAGGCGGGTGGTGCCAGACTTAAGCGTCTAGTAGTTTGGCTGATATCTTTGGTCCTAGTCTTTATGGGTACCCGTTATTACTACACGGCTAGTCTACCTTTTGTCAACTTAGGCTCTAGTTTTTCTGCCAGTCAGATTCGTAATTTACAAAAAGCGGGAACGACTATTCAAGCTTTGTCTTACCAAGATATAAGCAGTGACCAGTTATTGACTGGGGCTCTCTCTGGTATGGTTCAAGCCCTTGAAGATTCTTATTCAGCCTTTTTAGACCAAAAACAATCTCAGGCCTTGAATGAGAGTATGGATGGGTCATTCGATGGGATTGGTGCCGAGATTATGAGCTTGGATGACCAAATTGTAATTGTTTCCCCTATCCAGGACTCGCCGGCTGAGCGTGCGGGTCTGCAGGCCAATGACGTCATTCTTTCAGTAGATGGTCAATCACTAGCTGGTAAAACCAGTGAGGAGGCTGTCGCCTTGATTAGAGGCCAAGCGGGCAGTCAAGTAACCCTTGAAATCAAGCGGGGAGATAGTAATCAAAAAGTAGCAATCACACGCGATACGATTCCACTGGAAACTGTGAAAGGTCAAATCCTATCAGATTCTAGTATCGGCCATATTCAAATCAGCTCTTTTGCAGAGACCACCTATGACGAATTGGTCACCACTATTGAGAATCTGCGTCAACAAGGCGCAAAATCTTTTGTCTTAGACCTGCGAGGCAATCCTGGTGGCTTGCTAACTTCGGTCGTTAAAATTGCTAATATATTTCTAACTGATGGTGATGTTATTGTTAAAACAGAGGATGGTCAGGCTCATCAAGAGTCACTGAAGGCTTCGAATCAAGAATACGGAGATTTTAAGGTGACAGAACCCGTAAGTGTGCTTATCGATGAAGGCTCTGCTTCAGCATCAGAAATTTTAGCTGGGGCCTTGCAACAATCAGCTAAGATGCAAGTCGTCGGCCAAAATTCTTTTGGTAAGGGGACTGTCCAGTCTGTTGTGCCAATTGGTTCGGCTGGCGATCTAAAAATTACGACTGCTCATTGGCTCACTCCAAATGGCGATTGGATTAATGAAAAGGGAATAAAACCTAACGTGACAGTTAGCCTGCCTGACTATGCTAGTTTGACGCTCATAGATGCCAGCCAAGATTATCAGCTTGGTGCTGCTGGCGAGGCAGTCTTAAATATTAAGCGTATTTTATATGTATTAGGCTATAGTGACCAGGCTCATCCTAATGACCTTTATGATGACCAAACTGTTCAGGCAGTCAGAAGCTTCCAGACTGATCATAATTTATCAACAACTGGCCAGGTAGATGGACAGACGGCTTATGGCTTAGTCCAAGCTATGCGTGACCATATTAAGGCTAATGATAGTCAATTGGAGGCAGCAGTTAAGACCTTACAAGCAAATTAA
- the dprA gene encoding DNA-processing protein DprA yields MLNRIVDYLQTNYTSAHEIYVHSLESGLFSYQDREALVAIYRNSGLNIGNNKQSLASDWHVGGNLQKDLTTKQLNDLARKVTNLGKLPDRLSWPACQAAYADQNIQAISLDQAQYPELLRASYQPAQVLFCQGDWRLLHTPQLAVVGSRDLTPYGYQALSRLLPPVLSAWTITSGLAKGADVTAHQEAVKGKGRTIAVIGTGLNHAYPRHHKNIQAQLAKDQLVVSPLPCQADVQRWHFPYRNRVIAGLSLACLVVQAKEKSGTLITAHHALNENRQVLAIPGPITDAAYAGSNRLIQEGASLVASSEDLLAALPSYF; encoded by the coding sequence ATGTTAAATCGAATCGTTGATTATCTACAGACAAACTATACCAGCGCCCATGAGATATATGTGCATAGTCTTGAGAGCGGGTTGTTTTCCTATCAAGACCGAGAGGCTTTAGTTGCTATCTATCGGAACTCTGGATTAAATATCGGGAACAATAAGCAGTCACTTGCTTCTGATTGGCATGTAGGTGGCAATTTACAGAAAGACTTGACAACTAAACAGTTGAATGATCTAGCAAGGAAAGTTACTAATTTAGGCAAATTACCAGACCGTTTATCTTGGCCAGCTTGTCAAGCTGCCTATGCAGACCAAAATATTCAAGCTATTTCTCTAGACCAAGCCCAATACCCTGAACTTTTAAGAGCCAGTTATCAACCTGCTCAGGTGCTTTTTTGCCAAGGCGATTGGCGGTTACTACATACACCACAGCTAGCCGTAGTAGGCAGCCGTGATTTAACGCCCTATGGCTACCAGGCTTTATCTAGGCTTTTACCACCAGTACTTTCCGCTTGGACGATTACATCTGGTCTGGCTAAGGGAGCAGATGTGACTGCTCATCAGGAGGCGGTGAAGGGCAAGGGTAGAACTATTGCAGTCATAGGTACAGGCTTAAACCATGCTTATCCTCGTCATCATAAAAATATCCAAGCACAGCTAGCAAAAGATCAACTGGTTGTTTCGCCCTTGCCATGTCAGGCGGACGTTCAACGTTGGCATTTTCCCTATCGTAATCGAGTAATCGCAGGTTTGTCCTTAGCTTGCTTGGTAGTCCAGGCTAAGGAAAAATCGGGGACTCTGATTACCGCCCACCATGCCTTAAATGAAAACCGTCAAGTTTTAGCCATCCCAGGGCCAATTACGGATGCAGCCTATGCGGGTTCTAACCGCCTTATCCAAGAGGGCGCAAGTTTAGTAGCCAGCTCAGAAGACTTGTTGGCAGCCTTGCCTAGTTACTTTTAA
- a CDS encoding tyrosine recombinase codes for MTNQELRQSFMDYIVDERHYSQQTVKAYLDDLDQFMTFMSDQGLCHFNQVAYRDIRLYLSQLQAKGIKRSSINRHLSSLRSAYRHFVTIKGVNDNPFAYIQGAKAEKKLPEFFYEEELVPLFQAAQGERDLDRRNLALLEFLYATGARVAECRDLTLDMLDFESRMVLIHGKGGRDRYIPFGQACQDALKDYLSGPRQELMAITGADHPYVFVNHHGQQLTSAGIAFILDQLIKRSTSNLAIHPHKIRHSFASHLLNHGADIRTVQELLGHASLSTTQIYTHISKESLRQSYMNFHPRAHLDEGADRKD; via the coding sequence ATGACTAACCAAGAATTACGCCAATCTTTTATGGACTATATTGTGGATGAGCGACATTATAGTCAGCAAACAGTTAAGGCCTATTTAGATGATTTAGACCAATTTATGACTTTTATGTCGGACCAAGGTTTGTGTCATTTTAATCAAGTGGCCTACCGAGATATCCGCCTATACCTGAGTCAGCTTCAGGCTAAAGGGATTAAGCGATCCAGTATTAACCGTCACCTTTCCTCACTAAGATCGGCTTATCGCCATTTTGTCACGATTAAAGGGGTTAATGATAATCCTTTTGCCTATATTCAAGGGGCTAAGGCTGAGAAAAAGCTTCCTGAGTTCTTTTATGAGGAAGAGCTTGTTCCGCTATTCCAGGCCGCTCAAGGAGAGCGAGATTTAGATCGACGAAATTTAGCCCTATTAGAGTTTCTTTATGCAACCGGTGCTCGGGTAGCTGAATGCCGTGATTTGACTTTGGACATGTTAGATTTTGAGAGTCGCATGGTATTAATTCATGGTAAGGGTGGTCGGGACCGCTATATACCGTTTGGACAGGCGTGTCAGGATGCGCTAAAAGATTACTTGTCAGGTCCCCGCCAGGAGTTAATGGCAATTACAGGGGCTGACCATCCTTATGTTTTTGTTAATCATCATGGACAGCAATTGACCAGCGCTGGTATTGCTTTTATACTAGACCAGTTGATAAAAAGATCGACTTCTAATTTGGCCATCCATCCCCATAAGATTAGGCATTCTTTTGCTAGCCATTTGCTTAACCATGGTGCTGATATACGAACAGTCCAAGAATTATTGGGGCATGCTAGTCTGTCTACCACCCAAATTTATACCCACATATCCAAAGAATCACTTCGCCAGTCTTATATGAATTTTCATCCCCGAGCCCACCTTGATGAGGGCGCCGATAGAAAGGACTAA
- a CDS encoding ribonuclease HII, whose product MNEFKSMTVGQVKSYLTNLQGNNQDLSQADRESLVLDSRKGVHQALTAFDRQRAKESLRRAHIQAMRSREEALMQAGYQVIAGVDEVGRGPLAGPVVACALVLPADMPLIDFDDSKQVSLSQRQKLVAAIDQYAIDVQVAEVSAQQIDETNILQATKAAMSQAILALCPRPDMALIDAVSLPTLTIDHQAIIKGDASVYSIAAASIYAKVYRDRLMAQYHDLYPAYDFINNAGYGTKKHLAALAKFGPCPIHRLSFAPVKAAIR is encoded by the coding sequence ATGAATGAATTTAAAAGTATGACGGTAGGCCAGGTCAAAAGTTACTTGACTAATTTGCAGGGGAATAACCAGGACTTGTCTCAGGCGGACCGAGAAAGCCTAGTGCTTGATTCCAGAAAAGGGGTACATCAGGCTTTGACTGCATTTGACCGTCAGCGCGCTAAAGAGTCGCTTCGACGTGCCCATATTCAAGCCATGCGTAGCCGTGAAGAGGCGCTCATGCAAGCCGGCTACCAGGTGATTGCAGGGGTTGACGAAGTAGGGCGGGGCCCCTTGGCGGGGCCTGTTGTTGCCTGTGCCTTGGTACTGCCAGCAGATATGCCCTTGATAGATTTTGATGATTCTAAGCAAGTGAGTCTGAGTCAACGCCAAAAGCTGGTGGCAGCAATTGATCAATATGCGATAGACGTTCAAGTAGCTGAGGTATCAGCCCAGCAGATTGACGAAACTAATATTCTACAAGCTACAAAAGCGGCTATGAGCCAGGCTATTTTAGCCTTATGTCCTCGTCCTGATATGGCCTTGATTGATGCGGTTAGCTTGCCTACTTTGACTATTGACCACCAGGCAATTATCAAAGGAGATGCTAGTGTTTATAGTATTGCGGCCGCCTCCATATATGCTAAGGTATATCGCGACCGCCTTATGGCTCAGTACCATGACCTTTATCCAGCCTACGATTTTATTAATAATGCGGGTTACGGGACGAAAAAACATTTAGCTGCTTTAGCTAAATTTGGTCCTTGCCCGATTCATAGGCTCAGCTTTGCACCAGTTAAGGCAGCCATCCGCTAA
- a CDS encoding YozE family protein translates to MENFYQYVQRYRGHSDLQDQKWTEFAESVFLDTDFPRTGRDFDSISRYIEENDRYSDYVATFDEIWQEYTS, encoded by the coding sequence ATGGAAAACTTTTATCAATATGTACAGCGATACCGGGGTCATTCTGACCTCCAGGATCAAAAGTGGACCGAGTTTGCCGAAAGTGTCTTTTTAGATACTGATTTTCCGCGCACTGGGCGAGATTTTGATAGTATCAGTCGGTATATTGAAGAAAACGACCGCTATTCGGACTATGTAGCAACCTTTGATGAAATTTGGCAGGAATATACGAGCTAA
- a CDS encoding dihydrofolate reductase, whose translation MLIAIWAQSQNGVIGRDNQLPWRLPNDLKFFKDQTQGHPVVMGRRTFASMNYRPLPQRENIILSRQAQFFESDYDQSDVIITDQIEDILSRAQKQDVFIMGGASVYQLFWPYLDELRRTLVMADIVGGTYFNPDLSTFSLYHSVDHPVDDQHAYPYRFEFYRKR comes from the coding sequence ATGCTAATTGCGATATGGGCCCAATCACAAAATGGCGTGATAGGCCGCGACAATCAATTACCTTGGCGGCTACCCAACGATTTGAAATTTTTTAAGGACCAAACACAAGGTCATCCAGTGGTGATGGGACGTCGGACATTTGCCTCTATGAACTATCGACCCTTGCCTCAGCGGGAAAATATTATCCTTAGCCGGCAAGCTCAATTTTTTGAGTCGGATTATGATCAATCTGATGTGATTATTACCGATCAAATTGAAGACATTTTAAGTCGGGCGCAAAAACAAGATGTTTTTATCATGGGCGGTGCCAGTGTCTATCAACTGTTTTGGCCTTATTTAGATGAATTACGCCGTACCTTGGTCATGGCTGATATAGTAGGGGGTACATATTTTAACCCAGACTTATCGACCTTTAGTCTTTATCACAGTGTCGATCACCCAGTTGATGACCAGCACGCTTATCCCTACCGCTTTGAATTTTATAGAAAAAGATAG
- the topA gene encoding type I DNA topoisomerase: MAYKYLIIVESPTKAKTIQKYLGRNYKVVASKGHLRDLPKSKMGIDLENNYDPYYISIRGKGPIIKELKKDAKKAEKVFLASDPDREGEAIAWHLAYLLGLDPNDNIRVTYNEITKDAVKEAVKNPRPIDMDLVDAQQARRVLDRLVGYNLSPMLWQKVKRGLSAGRVQSVALKMIIDRENEIRNFKPEEYWTIEGTFLKNRKKFTAQANKLHGKKVDMKTEADAQKFMAEIKDKDFTVANLVEKERKRNPQKPFTTSSMQQEAARRINFRTRKTMMVAQQLYEGVSLGRGGAVGLITYMRTDSTRISASAQTAAKDFITDQYGKDYLGSQTSGGGGAQDAHEAIRPTDISRTPQDIEGYLTKDQYKLYSLIWSRFAASQMAPAVFDTVACDLIQNGASFRANGSKIKFEGFLKVYPDRSEKNNILPELANGDVVKSVEIEPSQHFTQPPARYTEASLIKSLEENGVGRPSTYSPTIETLIKRYYVKLEAKRFEPTELGEIVNDLISRFFPDIVNIEFTAHLEEELDNIETGKKEWVKVIDSFYKPFSKELEEAEEKMEKVVIKDEPAGFDCDQCGHPMVIKLGRYGKFYACSNFPECHNTKAIVKEIGVTCPTCKEGQVIERKSKKNRLFYGCSRYPDCDFVSWDKPIGRDCPVCQHFLVEKKSRGKKQVVCSNCDYKEDVQKGDD, translated from the coding sequence GTGGCTTATAAATATCTAATCATTGTGGAATCGCCAACTAAAGCGAAAACCATACAAAAATACCTAGGTCGCAATTACAAGGTTGTTGCCTCTAAGGGTCATTTACGTGACCTGCCTAAGAGTAAGATGGGGATTGATTTGGAGAATAACTATGATCCTTATTATATTTCGATTCGAGGCAAGGGGCCAATTATTAAAGAACTTAAAAAAGATGCTAAAAAAGCGGAAAAAGTCTTCCTTGCTTCCGACCCGGACCGAGAGGGAGAGGCAATTGCTTGGCATTTAGCTTACCTGCTTGGTCTTGATCCTAATGACAATATCCGGGTAACCTATAATGAAATTACTAAGGATGCAGTTAAAGAGGCTGTTAAAAACCCTCGGCCAATTGATATGGACTTGGTGGATGCCCAACAGGCTCGCCGAGTTCTTGATCGGTTGGTTGGTTACAACCTCTCCCCAATGCTCTGGCAAAAAGTTAAACGTGGCTTATCAGCTGGACGTGTCCAGTCAGTAGCCCTTAAGATGATTATTGACCGGGAAAATGAAATACGTAACTTTAAGCCGGAAGAATACTGGACAATTGAAGGGACTTTTTTAAAAAATCGTAAAAAATTTACCGCTCAGGCTAATAAATTGCATGGCAAAAAAGTTGATATGAAAACGGAAGCCGATGCGCAAAAGTTTATGGCTGAAATTAAAGATAAAGATTTTACGGTAGCCAATTTGGTAGAAAAAGAAAGAAAGCGTAACCCGCAAAAACCATTTACAACTTCATCAATGCAGCAGGAAGCTGCCCGCCGTATAAATTTCCGTACCAGAAAAACCATGATGGTTGCCCAGCAGCTCTATGAAGGGGTGTCTTTAGGACGTGGAGGCGCAGTTGGTCTGATTACTTATATGCGTACCGATTCTACCCGGATTTCTGCATCAGCTCAGACAGCTGCTAAAGATTTTATTACTGACCAGTATGGTAAGGACTATTTAGGCAGTCAAACGAGTGGAGGTGGTGGCGCCCAAGATGCCCATGAAGCGATACGCCCCACTGATATCAGCCGGACGCCTCAAGATATTGAAGGCTATTTAACCAAGGATCAGTACAAGCTATATAGTTTAATCTGGTCACGATTTGCTGCTAGTCAGATGGCACCGGCAGTTTTTGATACCGTGGCCTGCGACTTAATTCAAAATGGTGCCAGCTTCAGGGCCAATGGATCTAAAATTAAGTTCGAAGGCTTTTTAAAAGTTTACCCTGATCGATCTGAGAAAAATAATATTCTGCCCGAGTTAGCCAATGGAGATGTGGTGAAGAGTGTCGAAATTGAACCTAGTCAACATTTTACCCAGCCACCAGCCCGCTATACCGAGGCCAGTTTGATTAAGAGTTTAGAAGAAAATGGGGTAGGACGTCCATCGACCTATTCACCTACCATAGAAACCTTAATTAAACGCTACTATGTTAAATTAGAAGCTAAACGTTTTGAGCCTACGGAATTAGGAGAGATTGTTAATGACCTGATTAGCAGGTTCTTCCCTGATATTGTTAATATAGAGTTTACAGCACATCTAGAAGAAGAGTTGGATAATATCGAAACTGGTAAAAAGGAATGGGTTAAGGTTATCGATAGTTTCTATAAGCCATTTTCCAAGGAGCTTGAAGAGGCTGAGGAGAAGATGGAAAAGGTAGTGATTAAAGATGAGCCAGCCGGTTTTGACTGTGACCAGTGTGGTCACCCCATGGTCATCAAGTTAGGCCGATATGGAAAATTTTATGCCTGCTCTAATTTCCCCGAGTGTCACAACACAAAGGCAATCGTTAAAGAAATTGGTGTTACCTGCCCAACCTGTAAGGAAGGTCAAGTAATTGAGCGTAAATCTAAGAAAAATCGCCTCTTTTATGGCTGCTCACGTTATCCGGATTGTGACTTTGTTTCTTGGGACAAGCCGATTGGACGAGACTGTCCAGTCTGCCAGCATTTCTTGGTTGAGAAGAAATCCCGAGGTAAAAAACAAGTCGTTTGCTCTAACTGCGATTATAAGGAAGATGTTCAAAAGGGCGACGACTGA